ATACGAGtcctatttgtgttttttttttaaaaaaaaaaaagagtgctcCTCACTCTTCTCCAGaccgtcgatattctgagtatACATTCGGAGCAGCAGGCCTTTCAGGTGCAGCATGCGGATGAAGTAGTGGATGTAGTTGGGTTTGTGGCACCCGGGGTACAGCTCTTTGGCCAGTGAGAAGAAGGGTCGGGGGTCATTGGAGAAGAAGTCAATGTCAAAGACAGCCTCCGGGAAGGGGACGTTATATTTCTGCAGGTTTGCATACAATCCTGTCCCCGGGGTCCTGCAGGgacaatataaaacataaaattagcAGATGCAGGAGATGTTTATTCTTTAAATGGCATCACTTAAAATTactgacaaaacaaaatttactaCTTTATAATGTGCATGTAGATTGACAACTTGTTCACACTGAGAAAATGGCTACGGGATGATGCATTACTGGgatctgtcttcctgtcatgacaGTCAAGTAATGATTACCTGAATATACTTAAATTTACAAATGCTGGATGTAACATTTgtatacactgggtcctcaagaagagtgtaacttgatttgtttagAGGTTCCTAAGTACTACTTCAGTAAAATCTTAACAGAAGTCTCCCTATATGTATTCACCGActtggttctgtaaaaaccacaGAAAGTTCTAACAAATgaagaagggaaagaaaaaaaaaaaaaaaggcatttctttATTCAGTGTTCATCTGCTAACCCTGTGCAAGGGTCTCTATGCTCCAGAACCTATCCTCTTAACATTggatgtgaggcagggaacGAGATGGAcagaatgaaagtaaaaatacatcTCCACAAATTCCTTTTTATCTTtctattgatcaccaacactcaaacaccagacatgagctgtaaacaccgtgtaTGCAAGTTGAACCAATCCGTTCCCATGTTCCTATTCTATTTGCAAGCATTTTATGGTTATCTAATGACTGGAAGCAGAAATTCAGgtgaaatttaatttgtgaCTAattgttaaaagaaaatgtaattaaaaataatgagtaaggagaaaaaaagttttgaaaatttGTGACTTTAATGTTCACAATATGAGAACCCAATGATGAAGTGGTGATCTAATTCTACTCAAACTGAAAGcagcacccttaagcaagaaGCTTGGTGTGACTTGCATGAAAGGTGTTTGCTGTAAGAGTAACAATGTGAAAAgaatgtaaaacagaaaaaataagatGAAGTACAGGTAGGAGGACCAGAGCTTGACAAGAGCCTGAAATCACACCTGAAATCTGGAATGCCGCTGGCTGTGCTGATTCCTGCCCCTGCCACCACGACCACGTTGCGACATCGGCCAAGCTTCATGAGGCGGGCGATCGCATTCAGAGTCCCCTGGGGGGCTGCTGTGCAAAGAGCTTTTGAACCTGAAGGTCCTCGCTGTGTGGCTGAGGATCCAGTCTTCGAGAATctcccttttcttcaaaggccAGTCAACAATTCAATAACTCTTCGTGCCCACTGAGACATTTGTCATTTAACGTACATTATGCCAGATATCAGAATTACTGCAAAATGCCATGTTacttatttattcgtttagaagacacttttctcctaagggATTTATTCCATTTACTATATATAGCAGGgtgtaattcagggtaggtaccctcagcagctctaaccactacttcAGAGAGGAACATTCTTAAagggatttatttttctcctgttcTTCACAGGAAGTTTTTTGGTTTCCTTTCTTCAGATGCCAGCTATCTTATCCTAATATTGAACTGCAACTGCTGCAAATCTGTGCTATATCTTTGTATAGCATTTTCCACTGTACCCTGAACTTAGGCACTCAGCTTGGTGACAAGAATactctacaaaaataaacttgtacAGAGTACATAACAGATAACCCATAAAACTCCTATACTGTAATAAGGCTtcatcacagtaaaaaaaaaaaaaaaaaaacacaaatccaTCTCACCGCGATGTTGTGTCCTCCCACTGCCCGCTCACGCTCATCAGGCTAAGGTCCTCGGCCAGGGCTGAATCGGACGGTCTTCCCCACTGGATGCCAGAGCCACTGGGTCCTTGCAGGCCTTTGAGCACCACCTGGGGAGTAGTGGGACTGCCCTGCTTGACCTGGGAGGAAGTGCTGCGGGTGACCCTGGAGAGGGCTGCTTGGGAGGCCCTCCTGTCCCGACTCAGCCTGGCTTTGCTCATATTGCTACCTGTAGAAGAAAATGGCCCCAAAAAGGGCCAAGGGGACTGCAGTTAAAGCCAGTGATGGAAACTGCATGGGCTAGAAACAAGCAACAGCGATGTCCCTCGTCCTCTGCAGAGACCTAAAACAGGGAACAAGTGATAAGAATGTCAAGAACTTGACCAACACTTTTTCAGCAGcttcattattatacattgtAGTATTTTTATAatactacaattatttataagAAAGTGTACAAGTAGCATAAGCATAGAAGTGGAATTTTAATCAGCGCCTGAAATACAGTACTAAAAATTAACACAAGTTTTCATACTTCCCTCCTGCACACATTTACCACGGTTCACACAGTGTTTcagagaacccccccccccccccccccacagtcaccagtccatatttaaaaagcagttaCAATAAAATCATAGCCGTGCACTTTTGTTTCCCTCCCAGTATTTTAAAACTGTCACCACCCCACAAAAGGTAATAGTGGTAATATATTTacaccccacaccccccacaccccctgctCCCACTCCTTTGGTGGCTTTCAGGGCAGCTATGCTAATACAGTCCACAGCTGTGGCAGCTTTATAGTTTAGGGTGGGGGGGAGTTTGGTGAAGCAAGCAAAAGTGGGGGGGTGAGAGAACCCTGGACCGACTGTGTGTCAACAAATCCAGCTGGGAATGAAAAGGGgagtgcccccccaccccaagggaggtgggggaggggatgaCGACGAGAGATAAATGATGTGGAGGCGAAATTCAATAAAAGGGCTGTGGAGAGAAAAGGGGCTGGGGAGGTGCAGAGCGGtttgggggtcgggggggggggggggtcacggctTCCACTCTTTCTGGGTCTTCAAAAGACTTCCAGGAGGAAGGAGCAGAACTGGcccggagggagggagggaaaggagACAAAGAGGTACAACCCGTAAAACAAGGCCAACGTCACAGTGTatgaaaaagacaacaaaaccCTTTCAGGGCACCTTATTGCCCCAAGGGGGGCAATGGGGCActggtgtttttattaaaagaagaaaaaaaaaaaaataataataatgttgatgACAATGAACCcatcaaaacactgaaataaaacatttcacagttaGTTGAAAATGGGGGTCCACGTGATCTGTTTTTAATGGCGTTCCAAACTGCTTCCGCCAAATGAAGATTAATAGATTAATGGTGCGTTCCACTTTCTCTCTACTGTTTTGGCGCCAAAGTTGCTTCTGAGACAATGCTGTGTTTATACTTCATGACACTGAATAATTTGAGTGGTCAACGTGTGACTACATTACCATTTTGAGGGTTAAATGTATATGAATGTTTGCTCCTTCAGAACAAAAAGCCTACAGGAGGTGTGATGGGATGCAGTGTTTGGCCAAGTTCCTACTGCGTGTATAGGTCATAAATCACATTCACATAAGGCCGCTTCAGGTTATTGTTGAATGGACAGATAAATGCTAAACTTTCACTATTAACAGTAACATAGCTGAATTTGTGGAGGACACCATATCTGTCCAACGTGCCTCAGTTAATTTCTCCATGTAGCTCCTATGCACTTTGCTTTTCgattgaattaaaaataaaaaaaattattaaataaaaaaaaacacatgttgCTTCACTTGAGGAGATTTTTCACCCTGAAATTAAACTGAACACTGTTCATATTTAACTTATCTTTCATAAAactatcattttaaaaatctggagTGATCATCTGACCTGCATGGCGACAGGAGACTGAAGTTAATATAATCTATTGTTAACCAACCTGGTTAGTAATTCAGAATGTACTATACAATCATGGGATGCAGCCAATGGTTGTTAGTTATGGAGACatacaatattatttatttgactgatacttttctccacagtgagctacagtgatttacccatttatacagcagggtaatttttactgcatcaaccttggccaagggtactacagcaggtggtggaatTCAAATCCGGGACCTTCAAGTGGAAGATGGTGTTCTAAACACCACCCTATCCACTACCCTTTACAGGAAAAGGGGCAAAGATGTGCAAAACAGTTGGTACCAGGGACAGAGTTactaattttcatttctttatgtaATGGTTAACATGAACATTCTGCAGAATGCCAGTACCCAACAAAGggttttatactgtatattttatatgtgttttccctcttttcatTTAATCCATCACAGGTGCATACATCACAATAAGGTAAAAGCTTGGTAAACTTCCATAGGTTTACATGAACATggggtgcttttctccagctgcaGACACAGCTATATGTAAGGTCTGACAACAGCAAAAAGTGCAGGTGAATGAAACCATCTGCAAAACTCTGACATTAGATGTATATTAAAGCGGGTGATCAATAACTTCCTGTCTGTGTGGAATGCAGTGAGGAGCTgagcaaattaaaatttaataaaaccaTCAACAGCTAAAATGGATGATGGCAACGCTaccaaataaagtttttttttgttctccgtatttacatttttttttaaaattattggaGAGAAATTGATGATAAAGGAGTTTGTCTAGACAGTGGACACTTCAAACGTCATCCATGCACTGCATAGCTGGGACGTCGGACGTGGGGCCTCACTACTCCGGGAAAAACCAACACGGTTGCCAGGGCTGGAGGAAGGCATGGCGAGGAGTGCAGGGACGGGCTGTCGGCAACGTACCACAGCTGCAGAGCCCACGGGATGGTGCTGGGCCGGACCTGACTGGTCTGATTGTTGGCCTTGATGTAGACAAATTGACTCAAATTAGGTTAGTGTGagcagttccccccccccaaaaagcaAACAACCACAGTGTTTGCGAGCAGCAACAATCATgacttgaaaaaagaaaattaatttttccccacTTGGTGACAACATCAAGTATCACAATAACTGAACTAACTGacactaaattttttttaaatgtttaaggaACTGAACAGCAGTTTTCTTATGAGCGCATGTGAGAAAGCACTTAAACTATAGTTTCATGCTTGTGTAgctacacaaaaataaaatagaataaagtACTACAGTGACAGCTGG
Above is a genomic segment from Scleropages formosus chromosome 5, fSclFor1.1, whole genome shotgun sequence containing:
- the LOC108935931 gene encoding NAD-dependent protein deacetylase sirtuin-3 yields the protein MSKARLSRDRRASQAALSRVTRSTSSQVKQGSPTTPQVVLKGLQGPSGSGIQWGRPSDSALAEDLSLMSVSGQWEDTTSRKGRFSKTGSSATQRGPSGSKALCTAAPQGTLNAIARLMKLGRCRNVVVVAGAGISTASGIPDFRTPGTGLYANLQKYNVPFPEAVFDIDFFSNDPRPFFSLAKELYPGCHKPNYIHYFIRMLHLKGLLLRMYTQNIDGLEKMCGIPEEKLVEAHGSFKSASCHLCYTPFSAHEAKQAIMNDKVPICTICEGTVKPDVVFFGEDLPQSYFQHCTDFPKTDLLIIMGTSLQIEPFASLVDTVRSTVPRLLLNRHPVGPFLRVPLRRSDYMELGDLEDSVRRLAEILGWHQDICDLIQDHEQKVHAAFSGRGGYLPQADKDIALQTREQSSDDDSCNSETPSY